A stretch of Komagataella phaffii GS115 chromosome 2, complete sequence DNA encodes these proteins:
- a CDS encoding Alpha 6 subunit of the 20S proteasome: MFRNNYDNDSVTYSPTGRLFQVEYALEAIKQGSATVGLVSKTHVVLVALKRNAEELGSYQKKIIEIDDHMGIALAGLAPDARVLSNYLRQQAMNSKMVFNRPLSITKAAFSIADKAQENTQQYGGRPYGVGLLVGGVDETGPHLFEFQPSGSVLEYHGAALGARSQAGRTLLERSLEEIKTASRQELIKLGLLALRDTLAQDKELTAANTSVSVVGIDEKFTLYDDEDVQQWLDLLDSTANSRNRDTHDAPEDDNDNTTAPDAGVDTEGDVPVQDAD, translated from the exons ATG TTTCGAAATAATTACGACAACGATTCTGTGACGTACTCCCCAACGGGAAGACTTTTTCAGGTGGAGTACGCTCTGGAGGCCATCAAGCAGGGATCTGCTACTGTAGGTCTAGTTTCGAAGACTCATGTAGTTTTAGTTGCATTGAAGAGGAATGCCGAAGAATTGGGTTCCTACCAGAAGAAAATTATTGAAATCGATGATCACATGGGTATAGCATTAGCCGGTTTAGCTCCTGATGCCAGAGTGTTGTCCAATTATCTGAGACAGCAGGCTATGAATTCCAAGATGGTTTTCAACAGGCCGTTATCTATTACAAAAGCTGCATTTTCCATAGCGGACAAAGCTCAAGAGAACACACAACAGTACGGTGGAAGGCCATACGGAGTAGGTCTTTTGGTTGGAGGTGTTGATGAGACAGGACCTCATCTGTTTGAGTTCCAACCTTCAGGATCTGTTCTTGAGTATCACGGAGCTGCTCTTGGAGCTAGATCACAAGCGGGTAGAACGCTGTTGGAAAGATCTTTGGAGGAGATCAAAACTGCTTCACGTCAAGAATTAATCAAGTTGGGCTTGCTTGCCCTGAGAGACACGTTAGCTCAAGATAAGGAGCTTACTGCTGCTAACACAAGTGTCAGCGTCGTTGGAatagatgaaaaatttacTCTTtacgatgatgaagatgtcCAACAGTGGCTAGACCTTCTAGATTCCACTGCCAATTCCAGAAATAGAGATACTCACGACGCTCCAGAAGATGACAATGACAACACGACTGCTCCAGATGCAGGCGTCGATACGGAAGGAGATGTTCCTGTACAGGATGCTGATTAG
- a CDS encoding Late endosomal protein involved in late endosome to vacuole trafficking, whose product MKINPLTKIISLATVLAAGFLLIVLAGAIYGNWSPVAIALVFAFAHLPIAISNQLNVNFDDFLNESTAYALDFGKFLSAFLFVSGVALPILLFHSHILQFPAMILTLSGGILIYGTVFTFTEFFDAREDDVFDV is encoded by the coding sequence ATGAAGATTAATCCGTTGACTAAAATCATTAGTTTGGCCACAGTCTTGGCTGCTGGATTCCTTTTAATTGTTCTAGCAGGAGCGATATATGGGAACTGGTCTCCAGTGGCAATTGCACTAGTCTTTGCTTTTGCCCATCTTCCAATTGCAATCAGCAACCAGTTGAATGtcaattttgatgattttctGAACGAATCTACGGCGTACGCTTTAGATTTTGGCAAATTCCTGAGTGCTTTTTTATTCGTTTCTGGAGTAGCTCTCCCGATTCTTTTATTTCATTCacatattcttcaatttcccGCCATGATACTAACGCTATCCGGCGGAATTCTCATATACGGAACGGTTTTCACATTTAcagaattctttgatgCCAGAGAGGATGACGTTTTTGATGTCTAA
- a CDS encoding Ureidoglycolate hydrolase: MVYIHKSSAKTTIPTQPLTPASFKPFGSIICTDQQLDHPHKSAANQGTAIKLFQVSQIVNNYSSCPSGNPATINWNIFRCTVPNTLTKSDQGNRVYTGKVLERHPYTTQTFLPMGISKEKDTYMVICALNDETTDQKLPDLSTLTAFICKGNQAVTYGAGVWHAPMIVLNETVDFAVLVHENDQPQENCEEVEYEGLQVLI, encoded by the coding sequence ATGGTATACATACATAAGTCATCAGCCAAGACAACCATACCGACACAGCCATTGACTCCAGCTTCGTTTAAACCTTTTGGGTCCATTATTTGTACTGATCAGCAATTAGATCACCCACATAAAAGTGCTGCCAACCAAGGAACTGCTATTAAGCTCTTCCAGGTCTCTCAGATTGTCAACAATTACTCCTCCTGTCCAAGTGGAAATCCAGCGACCATAAATTGGAATATCTTCAGATGTACCGTCCCCAATACACTTACGAAATCCGATCAAGGAAATCGGGTTTACACtggaaaagttttggaaagacACCCGTATACTACTCAAACTTTCCTTCCTATGGGTATTAGCAAGGAAAAAGACACTTATATGGTGATTTGTGCGTTGAATGATGAAACTACTGATCAAAAACTGCCCGATTTGTCGACGTTAACAGCATTCATTTGCAAGGGAAACCAGGCTGTTACATATGGAGCTGGGGTGTGGCACGCTCCAATGATTGTGCTCAATGAGActgttgattttgctgTGCTGGTACATGAGAATGATCAACCACAAGAAAATTGCGAGGAAGTGGAGTATGAAGGTTTGCAAGTTTTGATATGA
- a CDS encoding Subunit of both RNase MRP, translating into MKRERIDGTLIKHPPMRKYKVTEEKNTFFVKSSTLYVSAIKQISKKVEKLNATQAKNKVFIVKGMGKSIPKVLSIGVYFQLKNYRVEVFTGSVKVLDEFEKEDDDSILSKRTVSSVEVRIIL; encoded by the coding sequence atgaaaagagaaagaataGATGGGACACTTATAAAGCATCCTCCCATGAGGAAGTACAAGGtaacagaagaaaaaaatacatTTTTTGTCAAGTCCAGCACATTATATGTGAGTGCCATCAAGCAAATCAGtaaaaaagttgaaaagttgaatgcGACACAGGCCAAGAACAAGGTATTTATAGTGAAGGGTATGGGTAAGAGCATACCGAAAGTTTTAAGCATAGGAGTTTACTTCCAGTTGAAAAACTACAGGGTTGAGGTGTTCACTGGTAGCGTGAAAGTActtgatgaatttgaaaaagaggaCGATGACTCAATACTTTCAAAACGTACCGTTAGCAGCGTTGAAGTCCGGATTATtttatga
- a CDS encoding Essential 113kDa subunit of the exocyst complex: MLTHSNEVSKESLLLHSLSSDDYIENIGPIIRTAIKNNGLDNLIETLQETVCDKEQQLQEVSVKGSSDIKLAVGSIIEVKKISDDLRYKVLEINDDLESTGKVLNEKNKVSIKYKKLYNKINETIFVLKSCLQILELTNKIIDLIGKKSFYHALKNLQDLVNIHLNEIETFEFTKKIISSVPTLHKMIKEDSFSFVKKWLGNLERHFHTIGDDCFQQLQALNSYWAETRSQNPILAQYSINSPIELSVRPDKFKTFDPFSLNNITLDSVYDSMMVYDTINELDELKEQFKKEWLIKKDRLVYPMYNSNPSQEMFLDRNQLRDFIYSLIGLLVCDRLIGVKTHFKLRSSNESREMFVTICKRLVPILKKHVDEKITTLDDIIFFKKLICCSIQILEQCDYPIENLYSILLCILQRYMKIITNNFKIELVKNMNADDSMPLVVKDMESYKSISIISWYRHTPSNNRFPKQLPFSSIYPMTCLQIQNLIKEVNEFIDDFYSYQGREILRITIETIDSVLNNIVIKNLRHKIESTIKEVIAQNLINLEFFSTSVREIENLLSYSSESRSIDSIHLTAYDNFLATRKLAEDKLFEMVDTKVEDLLDFVDYNWRTKEQNPEPNIFIKDIGQFLQMMFTSTFSNLPRTVKSLLLLRTFDLLSSYFLDFLKRSSLFTKEAIYNFDMDITYIESIINELNGQNQNQPADEDEEKSIEEHSIPTSVSLQSTFIELRQLINLLKSGTLDEFREQSIRMRKYDRIKPEDAISAIHKLEREPEIGEEANELQQNSAIASISGSGRFARFGYKFKKSTAG; this comes from the coding sequence ATGCTTACACATTCCAATGAGGTGAGCAAAGAGTCGTTGTTGCTCCACTCATTGAGCTCAGATGACtacattgaaaacattgGACCAATCATTCGAACAGCCATAAAGAATAACGGACTGGATAACCTCATCGAAACCCTACAGGAGACAGTTTGTGATAAAGAGCAACAATTGCAGGAAGTCTCGGTCAAAGGTTCGTCAGATATAAAATTGGCCGTGGGAAGCATCATAGAAGTGAAGAAGATATCTGATGACCTTAGATACAAAGTTTTGGAGATAAACGACGATCTAGAATCTACGGGTAAGGTGCTTAATGAGAAAAATAAAGTCAGCATAAAATACAAAAAGTTGTACAATAAGATCAATGAAACGATATTCGTACTGAAATCCTGTCTACAGATATTAGAGCTCACCAATAAGAtcattgatttgattggaaagaaaagcttTTATCATgcattgaaaaatcttcaagatttggTCAATATACATTTGAACGAAATCGAAACGTTTGAGTTTACCAAAAAGATCATCTCTTCGGTACCTACTTTGCACAAAatgatcaaagaagattctttTAGTTTCGTGAAGAAATGGCTGGGTAATCTGGAGAGACATTTCCATACAATTGGCGATGACtgttttcaacaactgCAAGCTTTGAATAGTTATTGGGCGGAAACAAGATCACAGAACCCTATACTTGCACAATACAGCATTAACTCCCCCATTGAGTTATCGGTTCGGCCtgacaaattcaaaacttttgaccCCTTCTCGTTGAATAATATTACTTTAGACAGCGTTTATGACAGCATGATGGTTTATGATACCATCAACGAGCTTGACgaattgaaagaacagttcaaaaaagaatggCTAATAAAAAAGGATCGATTAGTTTATCCGATGTATAATTCAAACCCTTCCCAGGAGATGTTTCTTGATAGAAATCAACTGAGGGATTTCATTTACAGTTTGATAGGTCTGCTGGTTTGTGATAGGCTCATTGGGGTTAAGACCCATTTCAAGCTCAGGTCATCTAACGAATCAAGAGAGATGTTTGTTACTATCTGTAAACGTCTGGTTCCAATTTTAAAGAAGCATGTGGATGAGAAAATAACCACTTTAGATGacattatttttttcaagaagctCATTTGTTGTTCCATTCAGATCCTAGAACAATGTGACTATCCGATCGAAAACCTTTATAGCATACTACTTTGCATCTTGCAGAGATACATGAAGATCATCACCAACAATTTTAAGATTGAGTTAGTCAAGAACATGAATGCTGATGACTCTATGCCTCTGGTTGTTAAAGATATGGAGTCTTATAAGTCAATCTCGATCATATCCTGGTACAGACACACGCCGTCAAATAATAGGTTTCCCAAACAGTTACCATTCTCATCAATATACCCAATGACCTGccttcaaattcaaaatcttATCAAAGAAGTGAACGAATTCATCGATGACTTTTATTCTTATCAAGGAAGAGAAATTCTGCGGATCACAATTGAGACGATTGACTCTGTTTTGAATAATATCGTTATAAAGAACCTTCGTCATAAAATTGAGTCAACGATTAAAGAAGTGATCGCCCAgaatttgatcaacttggaatttttttcaacaagtgTGAGAGAGATTGAGAACTTGCTATCCTATTCTTCTGAATCCAGGTCGATAGATTCCATTCATTTGACTGCCTATGATAATTTTCTAGCAACGAGGAAATTGGCAGAGGACAAACTGTTTGAAATGGTAGATACAAAAGTGGAGGATCTTTTGGACTTTGTCGACTACAATTGGAGGACAAAAGAGCAAAATCCAGAGCCCAACATTTTCATAAAAGATATTGGCCAGTTCCTACAAATGATGTTTACATCaactttctccaatttGCCTCGAACCGTCAAGTCTCTATTGCTTTTGCGTACTTTTGATCTGTTATCGAGCTATTTCTTGGATTTTCTGAAAAGAAGCAGTCTATTCACCAAGGAGGCTATCTACAATTTCGACATGGACATCACGTATATCGAATCAATCATTAATGAACTCAATGGGcaaaatcaaaaccaacctgcagatgaagatgaagaaaaatccaTAGAAGAGCACAGTATCCCAACCTCGGTATCGTTACAATCAACATTCATAGAATTGAGGCAGCTGATCAACTTGCTGAAATCGGGAACTCTAGATGAGTTCAGAGAGCAATCAATCAGAATGAGAAAATACGACAGGATTAAACCGGAAGATGCCATCTCTGCAATACATAAACTGGAAAGGGAGCCAgaaattggagaagagGCAAACGAGTTGCAACAAAATTCGGCAATAGCCAGTATCAGTGGAAGTGGCAGGTTTGCTCGTTTTGGATacaagttcaagaagagCACCGCTGGTTAG